The Stratiformator vulcanicus genome has a segment encoding these proteins:
- the acs gene encoding acetate--CoA ligase, whose amino-acid sequence MSTSESHGNIESHLHETRHFAPPEEFARQANIGSEEQYQAMCTRAAEDPAGFWGEIALDNLTWSKPFDSAMQGDMPDTKWFVGGEINASVQCLDRHLTTWRKNKAAIIWEGEPGDKRVLTYQELHRQVCKFSNVLKQLGVGKGDRVTLYMPMIPELAIAMLACARVGATHSIIFGGFSADAVAERNNDAQAKLVITADGGWRRGSEILLKKAVDESLDKSPTIEKVVVVKRINYPHVKMVPDRDYWWHDLMEGQPGEFEAEPVDSEHPLFILYTSGSTGKPKGVQHSTAGYMLGAMMTTKWTFDIKEEDTYWCTADIGWITGHSYIVYGPLANGATTLMYEGAPNWPDEGRFWSIVEAYKVNTFYTAPTAIRAFIKWGDQWPKQHDLSSLRLLGTVGEPINPQAWMWYHEVIGDEKCPIVDTWWQTETGGHMLAPLPGIQTTTPGSCTRPLPGVVADVVDEQGNSLGPNEGGLLVIKQPWPHMLRTLWNDHDRFLDTYFSKLPGMYFAGDGARKDEDGNFWVMGRVDDVLNVSGHRLSTMEVESALVSHDDVAEAAVVGFPHELKGEGICCFVTLKGDAAAPAALEDELKKHVRSQIGAIATPDQIRFTVAVPKTRSGKIMRRLLRDIAAGRETVGDTTTLEDYSVLMKLRGGEEKEG is encoded by the coding sequence ATGAGTACTTCCGAATCCCACGGCAACATCGAATCGCACCTCCACGAAACCCGGCATTTTGCGCCACCTGAGGAATTCGCTCGTCAGGCGAATATCGGCAGTGAGGAGCAGTATCAGGCGATGTGCACGCGGGCGGCCGAGGATCCCGCGGGCTTCTGGGGAGAAATCGCGCTCGACAATCTGACGTGGTCGAAGCCGTTCGATTCGGCCATGCAGGGGGACATGCCCGACACAAAGTGGTTCGTCGGCGGCGAGATCAACGCCTCGGTCCAGTGCCTCGATCGGCACCTGACGACATGGCGGAAGAACAAAGCGGCGATCATCTGGGAAGGGGAACCGGGCGACAAGCGGGTGCTGACCTATCAGGAATTGCACCGGCAGGTCTGCAAGTTTTCCAACGTGCTGAAGCAACTCGGGGTCGGCAAAGGCGACCGCGTGACGCTTTACATGCCGATGATCCCCGAACTGGCGATCGCGATGCTCGCCTGCGCCCGTGTCGGGGCGACCCACTCGATCATCTTTGGGGGATTCAGTGCCGACGCCGTCGCCGAGCGAAATAACGACGCGCAGGCGAAGCTGGTCATCACCGCCGACGGCGGCTGGCGACGCGGCTCGGAGATTCTGCTCAAGAAAGCTGTCGACGAAAGCTTGGACAAATCGCCGACCATCGAGAAGGTCGTGGTCGTCAAACGGATTAATTACCCGCACGTCAAAATGGTGCCCGACCGTGATTATTGGTGGCACGACTTAATGGAAGGCCAGCCGGGCGAATTCGAAGCCGAGCCGGTCGATAGCGAACATCCGCTGTTCATCCTCTATACATCCGGCTCGACTGGTAAACCTAAGGGCGTGCAGCATTCGACTGCCGGCTACATGCTCGGCGCGATGATGACCACCAAATGGACCTTCGATATTAAAGAAGAGGACACGTATTGGTGCACTGCCGACATCGGCTGGATCACGGGGCACAGCTACATCGTTTACGGACCGCTCGCCAATGGCGCGACGACCTTAATGTACGAGGGCGCCCCCAACTGGCCCGATGAAGGCCGCTTCTGGTCGATCGTTGAAGCTTATAAAGTTAACACGTTCTATACGGCTCCGACGGCGATCCGTGCCTTCATTAAATGGGGCGATCAATGGCCGAAACAGCATGACCTGTCGAGCCTTCGCCTGCTCGGCACCGTGGGGGAGCCGATCAATCCGCAGGCGTGGATGTGGTACCACGAGGTCATCGGCGACGAAAAATGCCCGATCGTCGACACCTGGTGGCAGACCGAAACCGGCGGGCACATGCTCGCGCCGCTGCCGGGGATTCAAACAACGACACCGGGCAGTTGCACCCGCCCGCTGCCCGGCGTTGTGGCCGACGTCGTCGACGAACAGGGCAATTCGCTCGGCCCGAACGAAGGCGGGCTGCTCGTGATCAAACAGCCGTGGCCGCACATGCTGCGGACTTTGTGGAACGATCACGACCGATTCCTGGACACCTATTTCAGCAAGCTGCCGGGGATGTACTTCGCCGGTGACGGCGCAAGAAAAGACGAAGACGGCAACTTCTGGGTGATGGGGCGGGTCGACGACGTGCTCAACGTTTCCGGACACCGCCTCAGCACGATGGAAGTCGAAAGCGCGCTCGTCTCACACGACGACGTGGCCGAGGCCGCCGTGGTCGGCTTCCCGCACGAACTTAAAGGCGAGGGCATCTGCTGCTTCGTCACCTTAAAAGGCGATGCGGCCGCCCCGGCGGCGCTGGAAGACGAATTAAAGAAACACGTCCGCTCGCAGATCGGTGCGATCGCCACGCCCGATCAGATCCGCTTCACCGTCGCAGTGCCCAAGACCCGCAGTGGCAAAATCATGCGTCGTCTTCTCAGAGACATCGCCGCCGGCCGAGAAACCGTCGGCGACACGACCACGCTGGAAGATTACAGCGTGCTGATGAAACTACGCGGCGGAGAAGAGAAGGAAGGGTGA
- a CDS encoding vWA domain-containing protein, which yields MRVTQPAIRSALIFAAATVAAVIAAAVMTLADHAHAQTDDAMRSPVEASRQPRPRIEVVFVLDSTGSMSGLIAAAKEKIWAIANSFAQARPAPEIKMGLVGYRDRGDEFVTKVTPLTDDLDEVYANLMALQAGGGGDTPESVNQALSEAVGSMKWSNDETTYKVIYLVGDAPPHLDYKDDTHYKRTCEAAVRSDLIINTIQCGQMSTTTPIWQEIADLSEGRYVQIDQSGGHVVSSTPFDKQISELSEKLDGTRLYYGTSEQLAAQTERNEMSGIKSIKKQAAESKLDSKAWTRLSARRALFNSDVSGGSNFLNGAANELVHAFNEDGLKLSEIDAKQLPEDLRKLPKEQLEKELKVRYEKRKELRKRIRELGEKRQKFIESELAKRKDATPVIDVELYRNTLEQAGKKGIQFKSETPAF from the coding sequence ATGCGAGTAACGCAACCGGCAATCCGCTCCGCTCTGATTTTTGCGGCAGCGACTGTTGCAGCCGTGATTGCTGCGGCGGTCATGACGCTCGCCGATCATGCCCATGCACAAACAGACGACGCGATGCGGTCACCGGTCGAGGCTTCCCGGCAACCGCGACCTCGGATCGAAGTGGTCTTCGTGCTTGATTCGACCGGCAGCATGAGCGGCCTGATCGCGGCTGCGAAAGAAAAGATTTGGGCGATCGCCAACAGCTTCGCGCAAGCGCGACCGGCCCCTGAAATCAAAATGGGGCTCGTCGGGTATCGCGATCGGGGAGATGAATTCGTGACGAAGGTCACCCCGCTGACCGATGACCTCGACGAGGTGTACGCGAACCTGATGGCCTTGCAGGCCGGCGGCGGCGGAGACACGCCCGAAAGCGTCAACCAGGCCCTGTCCGAAGCGGTCGGCAGCATGAAGTGGAGCAATGACGAGACGACTTACAAGGTCATCTACCTCGTCGGCGACGCCCCGCCCCATCTCGATTATAAAGACGATACACATTACAAGCGGACCTGCGAAGCGGCCGTCCGCAGTGACCTGATCATTAACACGATTCAGTGCGGCCAAATGTCGACGACCACGCCGATCTGGCAGGAGATCGCCGATCTCAGCGAAGGCCGTTACGTGCAGATCGACCAGTCGGGTGGGCACGTCGTTTCTTCGACACCCTTCGACAAGCAAATCTCCGAACTCTCTGAAAAGCTGGATGGCACTCGACTGTATTACGGGACCTCGGAGCAATTGGCCGCTCAGACGGAGCGAAATGAAATGAGCGGCATTAAGAGCATTAAGAAGCAGGCGGCTGAAAGTAAGCTTGATTCGAAGGCATGGACTCGCCTGTCAGCGCGGCGGGCACTGTTTAATTCCGACGTGAGCGGCGGAAGCAATTTCCTCAACGGAGCGGCCAACGAACTCGTACACGCCTTCAATGAAGACGGCTTGAAACTCTCAGAAATCGATGCGAAGCAGCTGCCGGAAGACCTTCGCAAGCTGCCAAAGGAACAACTCGAGAAAGAGTTAAAAGTTCGCTATGAAAAGCGGAAAGAGCTTCGAAAGAGAATTCGCGAGCTCGGTGAGAAACGCCAGAAATTTATCGAGTCAGAGCTGGCGAAGCGCAAAGACGCAACGCCGGTGATTGATGTCGAGCTCTACCGCAATACGCTGGAGCAAGCGGGCAAAAAGGGAATTCAATTTAAGAGCGAAACACCGGCATTCTAG
- a CDS encoding cold-shock protein yields MAEGTIKKLTDKGFGFIDTGGGKDLFFHMSSLEGVRFEELYEGQSVSFNQGQGPKGPRAENVKPV; encoded by the coding sequence ATGGCTGAAGGCACGATCAAGAAGCTGACTGACAAGGGATTTGGATTTATCGACACTGGGGGAGGCAAGGATTTGTTCTTCCACATGTCGAGCCTCGAAGGAGTTCGCTTCGAGGAGCTGTACGAAGGGCAAAGCGTTTCCTTCAATCAAGGCCAAGGGCCGAAGGGTCCGCGAGCTGAGAACGTCAAGCCTGTCTAA
- a CDS encoding Gfo/Idh/MocA family protein, whose amino-acid sequence MNRRHFLGHSAAAATSISLLQAGAYAGEPSEPKKVGLIGCGWYGKNDLFRLLEVEDVNVIALCDVDSQMLAEAGDMTAERQKSGAVPQLYGDYRKMLAEHQFDIVLIGTPDHWHALNMIAAVEAGADVYCQKPISVDIVEGQAMVDAARRTNRVVQVGTQRRSTPHLVEARDKVIQPGLLGKIGYAEICCYYHMGMKKNPAPTPPPESLDYEMWTGPAPMKPYIPGTHPGQWRSFQQYGNGIVGDMCIHMLDMVRWMCDLGWPTQVSSTGGILVRTDSAANIPDTQTATFEFNEFPVTWTHRTWGRAPDPEYPWAAFLYGDKGTLKVSVTKWEFIPWGKGPTLSGEPAPWDPSRNSLQKNESRLEKHVIRANQEHQRDFLRAIEDRSRPVADIEQGHISTASCVLANMSLELGRSLRWDAVAGQVIGDDEANRKLARPYRSPWKHPTLSETTS is encoded by the coding sequence ATGAATCGCCGTCATTTTCTGGGTCACTCGGCCGCGGCCGCGACATCGATCAGCCTGCTGCAGGCCGGGGCCTACGCGGGTGAGCCATCAGAGCCTAAGAAAGTAGGCCTGATCGGCTGCGGCTGGTACGGCAAGAACGACCTGTTCCGGCTGCTTGAGGTCGAGGACGTCAACGTGATCGCCCTGTGTGACGTCGACTCGCAGATGCTCGCCGAGGCCGGAGATATGACGGCCGAGCGGCAAAAGTCGGGAGCCGTCCCTCAGCTCTACGGCGACTATCGCAAGATGCTCGCGGAGCACCAGTTCGACATCGTGCTGATCGGCACTCCCGACCATTGGCATGCCCTGAACATGATCGCTGCCGTCGAAGCGGGAGCCGACGTCTACTGCCAAAAGCCGATCAGCGTGGACATCGTCGAAGGACAGGCGATGGTGGATGCCGCTCGTCGGACAAACCGCGTCGTGCAGGTCGGAACGCAGCGACGGAGTACTCCTCACCTCGTGGAAGCTCGCGACAAAGTCATTCAACCCGGCTTGCTCGGGAAGATCGGCTACGCGGAAATTTGCTGCTATTACCACATGGGGATGAAGAAGAACCCGGCTCCTACGCCGCCGCCGGAATCACTTGATTACGAAATGTGGACCGGCCCGGCTCCGATGAAGCCCTACATCCCCGGAACGCATCCCGGGCAATGGCGATCGTTCCAGCAATACGGAAACGGGATCGTCGGAGACATGTGCATTCACATGCTCGACATGGTCCGCTGGATGTGCGATCTCGGCTGGCCCACGCAGGTCTCCTCCACGGGCGGGATCCTCGTCCGAACCGACTCGGCGGCGAACATCCCCGACACGCAAACGGCCACGTTCGAGTTCAATGAATTTCCGGTCACGTGGACACATCGAACTTGGGGCCGCGCCCCCGATCCCGAATATCCCTGGGCGGCATTCCTCTACGGGGACAAAGGCACGCTCAAAGTCAGCGTGACGAAATGGGAATTCATCCCGTGGGGTAAAGGGCCCACGCTCAGTGGTGAGCCCGCACCTTGGGATCCGTCGAGAAACTCGCTTCAGAAAAATGAAAGTCGATTGGAAAAGCACGTCATCCGAGCCAATCAAGAACATCAGCGAGACTTTCTGCGGGCCATCGAAGACCGCTCCCGTCCCGTGGCCGATATCGAGCAGGGACACATTTCGACGGCCAGTTGCGTCCTCGCCAATATGTCACTCGAACTGGGACGCTCCCTCCGTTGGGACGCGGTGGCTGGGCAGGTCATTGGGGATGATGAAGCCAACCGAAAACTGGCCCGTCCTTACCGCTCACCCTGGAAACACCCGACGCTGTCCGAGACGACATCGTAA
- a CDS encoding 3-keto-disaccharide hydrolase produces the protein MTIAKTSAVAFVAMLALVTSASAGEWTSLFDGESLDDWAREGGTATYRIEDGAIVGKTKQGSKNTFLCKAPYSDFELQFEVKCDKGLNSGVQIRSHVYEEDTPQKSNPKRVRKAGEVYGPQCEIGAYGRGGDSVNGNFWDEGRRTKWLCDVDEENPEVSGAYKAGEWNTYRIVAKGDHYQSFVNGVKIADFNDDMDESGLIGLQVHSIGKNQGPYEVRWRNIKIKELD, from the coding sequence ATGACTATTGCGAAAACCAGTGCGGTCGCGTTCGTCGCGATGTTAGCTCTCGTCACGTCCGCGTCGGCCGGCGAGTGGACGTCGCTGTTCGATGGCGAGTCACTCGATGACTGGGCCCGCGAAGGCGGCACGGCGACTTACCGCATCGAAGACGGGGCGATCGTCGGCAAGACGAAGCAGGGCAGTAAGAATACGTTTTTGTGCAAGGCGCCGTACTCTGATTTCGAGCTTCAATTCGAAGTCAAATGCGACAAGGGATTGAACTCCGGCGTGCAAATTCGCAGCCACGTCTACGAAGAAGATACGCCGCAGAAGTCGAACCCGAAGCGCGTTCGAAAAGCGGGCGAAGTCTATGGACCGCAGTGCGAAATCGGAGCCTACGGCCGCGGCGGAGACAGCGTGAACGGCAATTTTTGGGACGAAGGACGGCGGACGAAATGGCTGTGCGATGTTGATGAAGAAAATCCGGAAGTCTCCGGCGCTTATAAGGCCGGCGAATGGAACACTTATCGCATCGTTGCCAAGGGCGATCATTACCAGTCATTCGTCAATGGCGTAAAGATCGCGGACTTCAACGATGACATGGACGAATCAGGATTAATCGGCCTGCAGGTGCACAGCATTGGCAAGAATCAGGGGCCTTACGAAGTCCGCTGGCGGAACATCAAAATTAAAGAACTCGATTAA